One Yimella lutea DNA window includes the following coding sequences:
- a CDS encoding FhaA domain-containing protein: MGLFDKLEKRLESGVNSAFAKAFRAEVQPVELASAMRRAMDDRATSAGKNKRPIVPNMFDIELSSTDHEHLTAYQAALVDELKASAAEHAETQRYTPGGPLTVNFTENDALETGVFKVRPSIARQAVQQPDPEPLHEAPTDAPEPEPSRKPAGGFALPGMRRRKHDPEFDDRSAAVTHRAGGAHDTYTGRSHEDADDRDVDSNDRAQDAHGWEEEEDEFGHAFVRRNQSDHQDQYEQPAEYYEEQPERPAPWTPSPAAPRSYRQRPYLDIDGDRYPLMGAITIIGRDDDVDIVLDDSGVSRRHSEVRVTNDGPHLVASLSDLGSTNGTFLNGERVTSVHLDEGDRITVGRTSIIFRQGKRR; encoded by the coding sequence ATGGGCTTGTTCGACAAGCTCGAAAAGCGCCTCGAGTCCGGGGTGAACAGTGCGTTCGCCAAGGCGTTCCGCGCCGAGGTCCAGCCGGTCGAGCTCGCGAGCGCGATGCGCCGGGCCATGGACGACCGCGCCACCAGCGCCGGCAAGAACAAGCGTCCGATCGTGCCGAACATGTTCGACATCGAGCTCAGCAGCACCGACCACGAACACCTCACCGCCTACCAGGCCGCGCTGGTCGATGAGTTGAAGGCGAGCGCCGCCGAGCACGCCGAGACGCAGCGGTACACCCCGGGCGGGCCGCTCACGGTCAACTTCACCGAGAACGACGCGCTCGAGACGGGCGTGTTCAAGGTGCGTCCCTCGATCGCTCGCCAGGCGGTGCAGCAACCCGATCCGGAGCCCCTGCATGAGGCGCCGACCGACGCTCCCGAGCCGGAGCCGAGTCGTAAGCCGGCCGGCGGGTTCGCCCTTCCGGGTATGCGGCGCCGCAAGCACGATCCCGAGTTCGACGATCGCAGCGCAGCCGTCACCCACCGCGCGGGTGGGGCGCACGACACCTACACCGGCCGGTCGCACGAGGACGCCGACGACCGGGACGTGGACTCCAACGACAGGGCCCAGGACGCCCACGGCTGGGAAGAAGAAGAGGACGAGTTCGGCCACGCCTTCGTCCGACGCAACCAGTCGGATCACCAGGACCAGTACGAACAGCCCGCGGAGTACTACGAGGAGCAGCCCGAGCGTCCGGCGCCGTGGACCCCCAGTCCGGCCGCGCCGCGCAGCTACCGGCAGCGTCCCTACCTCGACATCGACGGCGACCGCTACCCGCTGATGGGCGCGATCACCATCATCGGCCGCGACGACGACGTCGACATCGTGCTCGACGACAGCGGAGTCTCGCGGCGGCACAGCGAAGTTCGGGTCACGAACGACGGTCCGCACCTGGTAGCGAGCTTGTCCGACCTGGGCTCCACGAACGGCACGTTCCTCAACGGCGAACGGGTCACCAGCGTCCACCTCGACGAGGGCGACCGCATCACGGTCGGCCGCACGTCGATCATCTTCCGGCAGGGCAAACGTCGATGA
- a CDS encoding FtsW/RodA/SpoVE family cell cycle protein: MRVVTVTGQNPRTRRGTELVLLIFAIAVVLLAYANVGLAMEGSLPVDLLPIGGGFAVIAIVFHLVLRWKAAYADPTLLPIATLLNGLGLVMIHRLDLNSSKTNGLLEGSALRQLVWSAVAIGAAIALLFVISDHRRLRRYTFTFGLAGIVLLMMPLLPVIGRNINGNRIWIGLGPFSFQPGEIAKLCAVVFFASYLVQTRDALSLVGKRVLGFPLPRARDLGPIIVAWLASLAVLVFESDLGTSLLFFGLFVAMLYIATERRSWIIIGLGMFLLGCFVAYQLFAHFQVRVQLWLDPFTEGLSDQNAKGLMGMASGGLTGTGLGKGHPEITYFANSDFIFASFGEELGLIGVMAILMLYGLFVERGLRTALAARDGFGKLLASGLAFSIALQCFVVIGGVTRVIPLTGQTTPFLAAGGSSLLANWMLVALLLRISDQARRPMFESKDVSDEMTQAVRIR; the protein is encoded by the coding sequence CTGCGCGTCGTGACCGTCACCGGCCAGAATCCCCGCACCCGCCGCGGCACCGAACTGGTGCTGCTGATCTTTGCGATCGCGGTGGTGCTGTTGGCGTACGCCAATGTGGGGCTGGCGATGGAGGGCAGCCTGCCCGTCGATCTGCTGCCGATCGGTGGCGGATTCGCAGTGATCGCAATCGTTTTCCACCTCGTGCTGCGGTGGAAGGCGGCGTACGCCGACCCGACGTTGCTGCCGATCGCGACCCTGCTCAACGGTCTCGGCCTGGTGATGATCCACCGGCTCGACCTCAACTCCTCCAAGACCAACGGACTGCTGGAGGGTTCGGCGCTTCGTCAGCTGGTCTGGAGCGCGGTCGCCATCGGTGCGGCGATCGCGCTGCTGTTCGTGATCAGCGACCACCGCCGGCTGCGGCGCTACACCTTCACCTTCGGCCTGGCCGGCATCGTCCTGCTGATGATGCCGCTGCTGCCCGTCATCGGACGCAACATCAACGGCAACCGCATCTGGATCGGGCTGGGACCGTTCAGTTTCCAGCCCGGTGAGATCGCCAAGCTGTGCGCGGTCGTCTTCTTCGCCTCCTACCTGGTGCAGACCCGGGACGCGTTGTCGCTGGTCGGCAAGCGCGTCCTCGGCTTCCCGCTGCCGCGCGCCCGCGACCTGGGCCCGATCATCGTCGCCTGGCTCGCCTCGCTGGCGGTGCTGGTGTTCGAGTCCGACCTCGGTACCTCGCTGCTGTTCTTCGGGCTTTTCGTCGCGATGCTCTACATCGCCACCGAGCGCCGCTCGTGGATCATCATCGGTCTGGGGATGTTCCTGCTCGGCTGCTTCGTCGCCTACCAACTGTTCGCCCACTTCCAGGTGCGCGTGCAACTGTGGCTCGACCCGTTCACCGAGGGCCTGTCCGACCAGAACGCCAAGGGCCTGATGGGTATGGCCAGCGGCGGTCTCACCGGTACCGGCCTGGGCAAAGGCCACCCGGAGATCACCTACTTCGCGAACTCCGACTTCATCTTCGCCAGCTTCGGCGAGGAACTCGGCCTCATCGGGGTCATGGCGATCCTCATGCTCTACGGCCTGTTCGTCGAACGCGGACTTCGCACCGCGCTCGCCGCCCGCGACGGCTTCGGCAAGCTGCTCGCGTCCGGCCTCGCGTTCTCGATCGCGTTGCAGTGCTTCGTGGTCATCGGCGGGGTCACCCGCGTCATTCCGCTCACCGGACAGACCACACCGTTCCTCGCAGCCGGCGGGTCGTCGTTGCTGGCCAACTGGATGCTCGTGGCACTGTTGCTGCGGATCAGTGACCAGGCACGACGTCCGATGTTCGAGTCGAAGGACGTCTCGGACGAGATGACGCAGGCGGTGAGGATTCGATGA
- a CDS encoding PP2C family protein-serine/threonine phosphatase, which yields MPIALRFAARSNLGLGSKTRNEDSAFASPDLLVLADGMGGHAAGDTASATVVAELMTLDGESWGADEAAHQLRQAVRRANDRLRQMMDTDLDTEGMGTTLIAFIRSGTKLAMANIGDSRAYLVRDGVFTQLTKDHSFVQALLDEGRITPEEAEHHPQRSMVTRVLTGREDDDPDISMREAQRGDRLLICSDGLSDYVARSTIEGIMTSPGSPGDIADRLIEIALKASTRDNVTVVVAEVVDGKDPISSTPQIVGAAADRAIGHEDDETQEQPQEPRTPAEKAAALQRETARQPAPPQPVHPDDDYDDGGETHGLPQLAEEKPNKGGKLRWFGLGAVLIAMAVAGALLGYNWTQSQYYVGANSGKVAIFKGVPQDLGPVRLSSIESTTNLQVKDLPGFYRDKVNNTMTAKDKADAQRVVADLQKQLERCKADTSGSNCAS from the coding sequence ATGCCCATCGCCTTGCGCTTCGCTGCCCGGTCGAATCTGGGCCTGGGGTCCAAGACCCGCAACGAGGACTCCGCGTTCGCCTCCCCTGACCTGCTCGTCCTCGCCGACGGCATGGGCGGACACGCCGCCGGCGACACCGCGAGCGCGACCGTCGTCGCCGAACTGATGACTCTCGACGGCGAGTCGTGGGGCGCGGACGAGGCCGCCCACCAGTTGCGCCAGGCCGTGCGCCGGGCCAACGACCGGTTGCGGCAGATGATGGACACCGACCTCGACACCGAGGGCATGGGCACCACGCTCATCGCGTTCATCCGCTCCGGCACGAAGCTGGCCATGGCCAACATCGGCGACAGCCGCGCCTACCTCGTCCGCGACGGCGTGTTCACCCAGCTGACCAAGGACCACTCGTTCGTGCAGGCGCTGCTGGACGAGGGCCGTATCACCCCCGAAGAGGCCGAGCACCACCCGCAGCGCTCGATGGTCACCCGGGTGCTGACCGGACGCGAGGACGACGACCCGGACATCTCCATGCGCGAGGCGCAGCGTGGCGACCGGTTGCTGATCTGCTCCGACGGGTTGTCGGACTACGTGGCGCGTTCGACGATCGAGGGCATCATGACCTCGCCGGGTTCGCCCGGCGACATCGCCGACCGGCTGATCGAGATCGCGCTGAAGGCGTCCACCCGCGACAACGTGACGGTCGTCGTGGCCGAGGTCGTCGACGGCAAGGACCCGATCTCCAGCACCCCGCAGATCGTCGGCGCAGCCGCCGACCGGGCGATCGGTCACGAGGACGACGAGACACAGGAACAACCGCAGGAACCCCGCACCCCGGCCGAGAAGGCGGCAGCGCTGCAGCGGGAGACCGCGCGGCAGCCCGCGCCCCCGCAGCCGGTCCACCCGGACGACGACTACGACGACGGTGGTGAAACCCACGGCCTGCCGCAGTTGGCCGAGGAGAAGCCGAACAAGGGCGGCAAGCTGCGCTGGTTCGGTCTCGGCGCGGTGCTGATCGCGATGGCCGTCGCCGGCGCGCTGCTCGGTTACAACTGGACGCAGAGTCAGTACTACGTGGGAGCAAACAGCGGGAAGGTCGCGATCTTCAAGGGCGTGCCGCAGGACCTCGGTCCGGTGCGCCTGTCGAGCATCGAGTCGACGACGAACCTCCAGGTCAAGGACCTGCCGGGCTTCTACCGCGACAAGGTCAACAACACGATGACCGCCAAGGACAAGGCCGACGCCCAGCGCGTCGTCGCCGACCTGCAGAAGCAGCTCGAGCGCTGCAAGGCCGACACGTCCGGGAGCAACTGCGCGTCGTGA
- a CDS encoding FHA domain-containing protein FhaB/FipA, translating to MSELTITAIRLGLLALLWAFVFSIVGVLRGDLYGARTVTRGASRPVAAPAAGRAPKRRGPTHLAVVDGHMRGITVPLTENGVLIGRNPECSLVLSDEFASGRHARVYPEGDQWFVDDLGSTNGTFVGPQRIGEHVPLHEGSHIRIGTTVLEVRK from the coding sequence ATGAGCGAATTGACCATCACCGCAATCCGATTGGGACTGCTGGCGTTGTTGTGGGCCTTCGTGTTCAGCATCGTCGGCGTCCTGCGCGGTGACCTGTACGGCGCCCGCACGGTCACCCGCGGCGCCTCGCGTCCCGTCGCCGCACCGGCGGCCGGACGCGCCCCCAAGCGGCGCGGCCCCACCCACCTGGCCGTGGTCGACGGGCACATGCGCGGCATCACCGTGCCGCTGACCGAGAACGGCGTGCTCATCGGTCGCAACCCCGAGTGCAGCCTGGTGCTGTCGGACGAGTTCGCCAGCGGCCGGCACGCGCGCGTGTACCCCGAAGGCGACCAGTGGTTCGTCGACGACCTCGGATCCACCAACGGTACTTTCGTCGGCCCGCAGCGCATCGGCGAACACGTGCCGTTGCACGAGGGATCCCACATCCGGATCGGCACCACGGTGCTCGAAGTCAGGAAGTAA
- a CDS encoding DUF2207 domain-containing protein: protein MDPVIGVVLCILIVVAVVFGLKALNAKNSKVPVFDGVAPGVIPANPDAHPTQFVSSKNLLPNPPPPRFEPPERILSWMTGALGPKGVGGRDFGALVVDLAVAGYIRIDKDPNADQSRRRSNTDWNLTRTNKDASQLVGAPHELMLMAFPQGNPGDATAMDALSRRARAGVGQIVRDCMNKDADVAIGAGNRFERHPIRTALQAQTDQFHQYLKTAEADQIRVEQAASIFSRYLPWAIALGEAEHWAKVFKDVARNAGIGDGSVGATDAVILSTWGTDLAWFGGVDFGGFGDGGFDGGFFDSGFDGFGDSIGGLTDGIGDFGSSMDSFGGDIGGGSGGSDGGSSGGGWSSCSSGASCGSSSSCSGSSCGGGGGCGGGS from the coding sequence ATGGATCCGGTCATCGGGGTAGTGCTGTGCATCCTCATCGTCGTTGCCGTCGTGTTCGGGCTGAAGGCTCTGAACGCCAAGAACTCGAAGGTTCCGGTCTTCGACGGGGTGGCTCCGGGAGTGATTCCGGCCAACCCGGACGCGCACCCGACGCAATTCGTGTCGTCCAAGAACCTTTTGCCCAACCCGCCGCCGCCCAGGTTCGAGCCGCCGGAGCGAATCCTGTCGTGGATGACCGGCGCGCTCGGGCCGAAGGGAGTCGGCGGACGTGACTTCGGCGCCCTCGTCGTCGACCTGGCCGTGGCCGGGTACATCCGCATCGACAAGGACCCGAATGCAGACCAGTCGCGCCGGCGTTCGAACACCGACTGGAATCTGACCCGTACGAACAAAGACGCGAGCCAGCTGGTCGGCGCCCCGCACGAACTCATGCTGATGGCGTTTCCGCAGGGCAACCCGGGCGACGCCACCGCGATGGACGCCCTCAGCCGGCGTGCCCGTGCAGGCGTCGGTCAGATCGTCCGCGACTGCATGAACAAGGACGCCGACGTGGCCATCGGCGCCGGGAACCGGTTCGAGCGTCACCCGATCCGGACGGCGCTGCAGGCGCAGACCGACCAGTTCCACCAGTACCTCAAGACCGCCGAGGCCGACCAGATCCGTGTAGAGCAGGCCGCTTCGATCTTCAGCCGCTATCTGCCGTGGGCCATCGCGCTCGGTGAGGCCGAGCACTGGGCGAAGGTCTTCAAGGACGTCGCCCGCAACGCCGGGATCGGTGACGGCAGCGTCGGGGCGACGGACGCCGTCATCCTCAGCACCTGGGGGACGGACCTCGCGTGGTTCGGCGGCGTGGACTTCGGTGGCTTCGGGGACGGTGGGTTCGACGGCGGGTTCTTCGACAGCGGGTTCGACGGGTTCGGCGACTCGATCGGTGGACTGACCGACGGCATCGGCGACTTCGGTTCGTCGATGGACTCGTTCGGTGGAGACATCGGTGGCGGCTCGGGCGGGTCGGACGGTGGCTCGTCCGGTGGGGGTTGGAGCAGCTGCTCGAGTGGAGCCAGTTGTGGAAGTTCGAGCTCGTGCAGCGGGTCGAGCTGCGGTGGCGGCGGGGGCTGCGGCGGCGGGAGCTGA